The segment GTGAATCAGCAACAGCATGCCGCGGCGCAGCCGCACGGCGCCGTGCGCCCCCAGCAGCACGTTGCTCACGCCGCGTGAATCGCCGCGCCGCAACGGTGCCTCGCGCAGCGGATAGAGCAGGCCCTCCGTGGTGACGCCGGCAGCGCGCTGTGTCAGGGCGAGCAGCGTGACCAGGTCGCCAGGAGCGCCCGCGATCTCGGCGCTGGTGCGCACCGCCCGCAACTCGTCCAGGCCGTCCAGGGCGCGCAGGTCGATGGCTGCGAACTCTGCAGCGCTGAGCAGCAGCACGTTGGCGGCGCCGTGGTCGAGGCGGGATCCGCGCAGCGCGGCGAGCACCGTCACGGCCGTGGCGCCGCGCCGCACGGCCTCGCGCACCGCGAGATGCAGGTCGGTCT is part of the Dehalococcoidia bacterium genome and harbors:
- a CDS encoding thiamine diphosphokinase, whose product is MHAVVVAGGELVLSARIARAVQSADLLIAADSGARHLPALGRSADVLIGDFDSFDPAGAPGAETAEVVRFPSAKDQTDLHLAVREAVRRGATAVTVLAALRGSRLDHGAANVLLLSAAEFAAIDLRALDGLDELRAVRTSAEIAGAPGDLVTLLALTQRAAGVTTEGLLYPLREAPLRRGDSRGVSNVLLGAHGAVRLRRGMLLLIHRAGGDPNAIR